One Candidatus Dependentiae bacterium genomic window carries:
- a CDS encoding CDP-alcohol phosphatidyltransferase family protein — protein sequence MNRFKNIFKDKNWWTVSNFLTIGRILLTPFIVINIYKMEWTKAFVLFAISALTDLFDGFLARFLNQETYLGKLLDPIADKLLLISVFTSLAFLNSPLYIIPRWFIFLLLIREFAILLGSFFLMNKNIKFRVQPTIWGKATTLFQCLFISWIFICSFMGWAPAKTYYILLILITIFSVVAFLQYVKIGFKYLFLFVLFFMNLNLFADNFVITETKNSKNSSKAEIKEDIGLSIKENLNNLSELNKKIGEINKIIGDLQIQIADIQKNMFSNVEGIIDNDKPFKKASRGQLRTSLDLAQNINIKLKTQLDAINKIKEDLNKDFCLKS from the coding sequence ATGAATAGATTTAAAAACATTTTTAAAGATAAAAATTGGTGGACTGTTTCTAATTTTTTAACCATTGGCCGAATATTGTTAACGCCATTTATAGTAATTAATATATATAAAATGGAATGGACAAAAGCATTTGTTTTATTTGCAATTTCAGCATTAACCGATTTGTTTGACGGATTTTTGGCTAGATTTTTAAATCAGGAAACTTATCTAGGAAAGCTTTTAGATCCAATAGCAGATAAGTTATTGTTAATTTCTGTTTTTACATCGTTGGCTTTTTTGAATTCACCTTTATATATTATTCCACGTTGGTTTATTTTTTTACTTTTGATCCGAGAATTTGCGATATTGTTAGGATCATTTTTTCTTATGAATAAAAATATAAAATTTAGAGTACAGCCAACAATTTGGGGTAAAGCAACAACACTTTTTCAGTGTTTATTTATTTCATGGATTTTTATATGCAGTTTTATGGGCTGGGCTCCTGCAAAAACTTATTATATCTTATTAATTTTAATTACAATTTTTTCTGTTGTAGCTTTTTTACAATATGTGAAAATAGGTTTTAAATATTTATTTTTATTTGTTTTATTTTTTATGAATTTAAATTTATTTGCAGATAATTTTGTAATAACAGAAACAAAAAATAGTAAAAATTCATCAAAAGCTGAAATTAAAGAAGATATAGGGTTAAGTATAAAAGAAAATTTAAATAATTTGTCTGAATTAAATAAAAAAATAGGTGAAATTAATAAAATTATTGGTGATTTACAAATTCAAATTGCAGATATTCAAAAAAATATGTTTTCAAACGTTGAAGGGATTATTGATAATGATAAACCCTTCAAAAAGGCAAGTAGGGGACAGTTAAGAACAAGTTTAGATCTTGCGCAAAATATTAATATAAAACTAAAAACGCAGCTTGATGCTATAAATAAGATAAAAGAAGATTTAAATAAAGATTTTTGCTTAAAGAGTTAA
- the lpxB gene encoding lipid-A-disaccharide synthase: MKKIFIVTGELSGDITAGWYLNKIKEKEEIVAYAVGGQNLQQAGAIIYDDFNKLNIAGVVEILGRLKFIFSYLKKITNYILENNFDELILVDFPGFNLMLAKAIKKKNKKIKITYVSPPQVWIWGEYRIKKLKKYCDNLIVMYPFEVDWYKTRGLNAQFLGNPLCENLKAFIYSDLEVKNQIAILPGSRKQEIVKLMPVLSWVIKKILAKYPDIRIIFPVAKSLDVNFVTTELNKYNLENYMQNIVFVLDEEEKKRELKQSILAITKPGTVSLELALLGVPSIIIYKTSWLTYWIAKLVVNIKCMGLPNLFSKKIVFKEFIQGDCKENLIVNEVDKLYNSFINKQDYYFEIKKDLEKIKKNLCQHECC, translated from the coding sequence ATGAAAAAAATATTTATAGTTACCGGAGAACTTTCCGGCGATATTACAGCAGGGTGGTATTTAAATAAAATAAAAGAAAAAGAAGAGATTGTGGCTTATGCCGTTGGTGGACAAAATTTACAACAAGCCGGCGCTATAATTTATGACGATTTTAATAAATTAAATATTGCCGGCGTTGTAGAAATTTTGGGAAGACTTAAATTTATTTTTAGTTACTTAAAAAAAATAACTAATTATATTTTAGAAAATAACTTTGACGAATTAATTCTTGTAGATTTTCCCGGATTTAATTTAATGCTTGCAAAAGCAATAAAGAAAAAAAATAAAAAAATAAAAATTACTTATGTATCGCCACCGCAAGTTTGGATTTGGGGTGAATATAGAATTAAAAAATTGAAAAAATATTGCGATAATTTAATTGTGATGTACCCATTCGAAGTTGATTGGTACAAAACCAGAGGTCTTAATGCCCAATTTTTGGGTAACCCATTATGTGAAAATTTAAAAGCTTTTATTTATTCTGATTTAGAAGTTAAAAATCAAATCGCAATATTGCCGGGATCAAGAAAACAAGAGATTGTAAAATTGATGCCGGTTTTATCATGGGTAATCAAAAAAATACTGGCAAAATATCCTGATATTAGAATAATATTTCCTGTTGCCAAGTCTCTAGACGTAAACTTTGTAACAACAGAGTTGAATAAATATAATTTAGAAAATTATATGCAAAATATAGTTTTTGTTTTGGATGAAGAAGAAAAAAAACGAGAATTAAAACAATCTATTTTGGCAATTACAAAACCAGGAACGGTTTCATTGGAGTTAGCTTTACTTGGCGTACCATCAATTATAATTTACAAAACTTCATGGCTTACATATTGGATTGCCAAGTTAGTTGTAAATATAAAATGCATGGGACTACCTAATTTATTTTCAAAAAAAATTGTTTTTAAAGAATTTATACAAGGTGATTGTAAAGAAAATTTAATAGTAAATGAAGTTGATAAGCTTTATAATTCTTTTATAAATAAACAAGATTATTATTTTGAAATAAAAAAAGATTTAGAAAAAATTAAAAAAAATTTATGTCAACATGAATGTTGTTAA